The region AGGTACAGGAGGCGCCCGTCGCCGGGATCGGGCAGGTCGACGACGCGGACGACCCCGGCCCACTCCGAATCCTCCGGGAGCAGCTCCGAGAGCCGGTTCCGCGCGTCCAGGAGGAACTTCGCGTTCAGGGCGCCCATCCCTCTCCCCGGGTGGACCGCCATGTACAGCATGTCGGCCTCCACCAGGTCGTTGAAGAAGTGGGTCCCCAGGGAGACGTCGGGCACGACGTCCATCCCCACCCCGACGATCTCGCAGACGACCGACGCCGTGTTGATCTCGGCGAACGAGACCGGCACCCCCAGGGAGGGGGTGCTCGTCCCCCACCGGCCCGGCCCCATCAGAAGGACGTTCGGGGGACCGTCCCGCCGCGGCGCGTGGACGATCCGGCCGATCAGCCGCGCCACCGACGGGCGGTCTCGGAGCGGCAGGGCGGAATATTTCTCCGGGTCCACGTAGATCACCCGGTCGATGAGCGACAGGGAGCTCGGCCCGATGATCGGCCCCCGGGTCGAAAGGAGGAGCGCGTCGCGCGCGATCCGCTTCGGCGGCTCGACGATGTTCCCCCCCTCCCGCACCTGCAGGGGCCGGCACTGCACGAGGTTGATCCGGCACCGTCCGTCGGGGAGGAAGTTCGCCGTGAACTCGGTGTCGACCGGGTATTCGTAGGCGTCCCGGAGGATCCCCAGCATCTCCCGCATCTCCCGGACGAACGACGTGTCGGTCAGGAGCCGCTCGAAGGTGAGCACCCACCCTTCCGCCCCCGGCCGCGCCTCGTCCCCCCGCCGGGACAGGGCGCTGCGCCGCGCAGCGTACAGGTCGATCGGCAGGTCGGGCGACGCCCCGGCCACGGCGTCGAACGTCTCCGACGAGAACCGGTTCGCCCGCAGGTCCAGCAGGTCGACCCGCCGCTGCGCGTAGCCGCCCGTCCCGCGGTCGCGCCCCGACTCCGGGCGGCGCAGCGGGGCGTTGAGCGCCACCATCCGGGTGTAGTCGTCGTCCGCGCGGTCGACCGCGCGCGTCCCCAGCCCGAACACCAGACGCAGCACCCCGGCCTCCGGTTCGATCTGCTCGCTCCAGACGTACGGGTTGTACGACAGCCCCACCCCCGCCACCTGCGGGTAGAACAGGTGCCCGTGGACCGCCCCCGACACGCGCTGGACGAGGATCGCCATCTGCTCGTCCCGGTCGATCAGCCCCCGGTGCGACCGGTAGAGGAGCGCCTCGGGGCTCATCGTGCTGGCGTACACGGTCCGAACAGCGGAAAGGAACGTCTCGAGCCGCTCCTGCGGGGAGCCCTGGTTCGGGCAGAAGACGCTGTCGTACTTCCCGGTGAACGCGTTGCCGAAGCTGTCCTCGAGGAGCGAGCTCGACCGGACGATGATCGGCGACTGCCCGAAATATTCGAGCATCGCGACGAACTGCTCGACGACGAAGGCCGGGAAGGTGCCGGTCAGGACCCGCTCCCGCGCCACCGAAGCGCCGTCCATGAACGAGGCGGCGTTCCGCTGCACGCGCCGCGCGCGCCAGCAGCCGTTCCGGACGAGGAACGTGTAGAAGACGTCGGTCCCGATGAAATAGGAGTCGTGCGTCTCCAGCCGCTCCTTCCAGCGCGGGTCGGTCTTGCGCAGGATCGCGCGGGCGAGGAGCATCCCGACCGACTTCCCCCCGATCAGGCCGGTCCCGATCATCCGCTTCCGGATGGCGAGCAGGTCGGACAGGTCGAGCCAGCGGGAGGCCAGCGCCACCAGCCGTTCGTCCCGGATGACCATCATCCGCAGGAGCCGCCGGAAGATCTCGGTCGCCTCCCCCTCCGGGCGGACGCCGAGCTGGACCTCCTCGAGGACCTCCCGCGCCTGCAGCAGCTTTCGGTCCCACATGTCGAGCGTCCGGGAGACGGCGTCGACGCGACGTTCCGTGAGATCCACCAGCACCTCCGACAGCACCGCGCTCTCGGTCAGGGGGCGGAACGTCCCGCTGTCCCAGACGTGCGGAAGGTACATCGTGGGCGAGTGGCGCTGGTCCACCTTCAGCGGGTGGACGTACAGCCGGTCGTCCCTCCGGAAGACGTCGATCAGCATCTGCGTCGTCCCCCGGATGGCGGAGACGGCGTCGAACGAGTGGCAGTCGCGGAAGAGGGCGAAGTAGGTGAACGTCTTCATGTCGTACAGGTACGGGCAGGTGACCATGAAGAAGTTGCCGAGCATCAGGTCGCTGTACCAGTCGGCGGCGAGATCAGAGAGGCAGTCGAAGACGTAGAAGGCGCCGCGCCCCGCCTCCTCGATCACCTTGTGGATCCGGTCGGTGAACGTCTCGAACCCGACCTCGGTGCTCAGCCGGTGGATCTCGGCGCCGATTCCTTCCGGCACCAGCTCGGGGTGGCGGGCGAAGCGGAAGTAGACCAGCCGCTTACCCTTGGAGAGGGCGTCGGAGACGAACGGCTCGACGAACGGGAGGTAATCCTCGACGACGTCCACCTGCCAGACGATGTTGTCGCCGGGGAGGAGCCCCGTGAAGACCCGGTCGAGACCCGGGAGTCCTGTGCTCGGAGTTTTTTTCACCGGTTCGATGGTACCACCGAAACCGCCCGGACAATCAGCGTATGCTCGCGATGAAACGTCCTTGCCGAAATCCCCGGATTGCGTGCTAATCTCGATCGATAGGCCATTGGTGCCACCGTTGAACCACGTGTGGAGGCAAATGCCCATGGCATTGAAGATTCAGGATTTTATCGATCTCGAACAGTTTCAACTGCTCCAGGATCGGTTGAATGAAATCTGCTCGTTTCCATCCTCGATAATCGATTGCGACGGTCACATTCTTACCGCCACCGCATGGCAGGACGTATGCACGAAATTCCACAGGAAAAACAGTGAATCCAGAAAAGAGTGTATCAAAAGCGATCGATATATCGCGAGTCACCTTCATGAGGCAAATCCGGCGGTCAGTTACCGATGCCCCCATGGCCTCATCGACAATGCCATCCCGATCATCATCGAAGGCGTTCATTACGGCAATTTTTTTACCGGCCAGTTCTTTTTGGAACCGCCGGACCTGGACTTTTTCAAGGCGCAGGCGAAGAGATATGGATTTGATGAGGAACCGTACCTGGAAGCGGTGAGGAAGGTGCCGATCTGGACCGAAGAAAAACTGAATAGCTACCTGCTTTTCATCAAGGGATTGATCGATGTCATTTCCGGAATCGGACTGAAGAATCTCAAGGAAATGGAAGCACGGAGGAGAATACAGGAAAGCGATGACCGACACCGGGCCATACTCCAGACCGCCATGGATGGCATCTGGAAGACGGATATGCAGGGGCGCCTGCTGGAAGTCAATGAGGCGTATTGCCGGATGAGCGGCTATAGCGCACAGGAACTGATGGAGATGCGCATTTCCGACCTGGAAGCCGTCGAAACGGCAGATAAAACGGCCGCTCATCTCCGGAAGGTCGCAGCGCAGGGCGAGGGGCGATTTGAATCCCGGCACCGCCGGAAGGATGGAACCATTTTTGACGTCGAAGTCAGCGTCCAGTACCGCCCCATCGAAGGTGGCCAGTTTGTGGCTTTTCTACGGAATATCACCGAGCAGAAGCACGCGGAGATGGAACTGCGTGAAAGTCAGGAATTATTCACGCAGTATATCCGTCACTCCCCGATTTACACCTACATCAAGGAGGTGATGCCTACCGAATGCCGCGTACTGTATGCCAGCGATAATTTTCAGGAGATGATCGGCATTCCGGGTCGGGATATGACGGGCAGGACCATGGCGGAGCTGTTTCCGGCCGAATTCGCCGCAAAGATCACCGCCGATGACCTGGCCGTGGTTGCCGATGGGAAGGTGCTCAAACGGAATGAGGATTTGAATGGCCGCAACTACATCACGATCAAGTTCCCGGTCGTTCTGGGAGAGAAAACCTTGCTGGCGGGGTACACCATCGACATCACCGAGCAGAAGCGTGTGGAGG is a window of Deltaproteobacteria bacterium DNA encoding:
- a CDS encoding PocR ligand-binding domain-containing protein, whose product is MALKIQDFIDLEQFQLLQDRLNEICSFPSSIIDCDGHILTATAWQDVCTKFHRKNSESRKECIKSDRYIASHLHEANPAVSYRCPHGLIDNAIPIIIEGVHYGNFFTGQFFLEPPDLDFFKAQAKRYGFDEEPYLEAVRKVPIWTEEKLNSYLLFIKGLIDVISGIGLKNLKEMEARRRIQESDDRHRAILQTAMDGIWKTDMQGRLLEVNEAYCRMSGYSAQELMEMRISDLEAVETADKTAAHLRKVAAQGEGRFESRHRRKDGTIFDVEVSVQYRPIEGGQFVAFLRNITEQKHAEMELRESQELFTQYIRHSPIYTYIKEVMPTECRVLYASDNFQEMIGIPGRDMTGRTMAELFPAEFAAKITADDLAVVADGKVLKRNEDLNGRNYITIKFPVVLGEKTLLAGYTIDITEQKRVEEEKLALERQVQQAQKMEGLGVLAGGIAHDFNNILMAILGHAELALEEISPMSAARGNLTEITTAARRASDLCRQMLAYAGKSSFSLERVGMRELVEEMAHLLKTAISKKAILNLNLEQGLPSIQGDPSQIRQVVMNLIINASEAIGDQSGVITVSVGATRCDKEYLRKTELREDLAPGVYVHLEVTDTGSGMNAETRSRIFEPFFSTKFTGRGLGLAAVQGIVRGHKGALKVYSEPGKGTTFKILFPGSDETGTTARTDDSSPLAYWRGKGTILLVDDEESLIALGARMLEHLGLTVLTAADGLQAVDLYRERGKEIDLVLMDLTMPHMDGAEAFGELRRLNPDVRVVLASGYSHEDVRSRFAGKNLDGVLQKPYTVSKLREALAGRMPGTKA
- a CDS encoding pyruvate, phosphate dikinase, which translates into the protein MKKTPSTGLPGLDRVFTGLLPGDNIVWQVDVVEDYLPFVEPFVSDALSKGKRLVYFRFARHPELVPEGIGAEIHRLSTEVGFETFTDRIHKVIEEAGRGAFYVFDCLSDLAADWYSDLMLGNFFMVTCPYLYDMKTFTYFALFRDCHSFDAVSAIRGTTQMLIDVFRRDDRLYVHPLKVDQRHSPTMYLPHVWDSGTFRPLTESAVLSEVLVDLTERRVDAVSRTLDMWDRKLLQAREVLEEVQLGVRPEGEATEIFRRLLRMMVIRDERLVALASRWLDLSDLLAIRKRMIGTGLIGGKSVGMLLARAILRKTDPRWKERLETHDSYFIGTDVFYTFLVRNGCWRARRVQRNAASFMDGASVARERVLTGTFPAFVVEQFVAMLEYFGQSPIIVRSSSLLEDSFGNAFTGKYDSVFCPNQGSPQERLETFLSAVRTVYASTMSPEALLYRSHRGLIDRDEQMAILVQRVSGAVHGHLFYPQVAGVGLSYNPYVWSEQIEPEAGVLRLVFGLGTRAVDRADDDYTRMVALNAPLRRPESGRDRGTGGYAQRRVDLLDLRANRFSSETFDAVAGASPDLPIDLYAARRSALSRRGDEARPGAEGWVLTFERLLTDTSFVREMREMLGILRDAYEYPVDTEFTANFLPDGRCRINLVQCRPLQVREGGNIVEPPKRIARDALLLSTRGPIIGPSSLSLIDRVIYVDPEKYSALPLRDRPSVARLIGRIVHAPRRDGPPNVLLMGPGRWGTSTPSLGVPVSFAEINTASVVCEIVGVGMDVVPDVSLGTHFFNDLVEADMLYMAVHPGRGMGALNAKFLLDARNRLSELLPEDSEWAGVVRVVDLPDPGDGRLLYL